The following proteins come from a genomic window of Nicotiana tomentosiformis chromosome 12, ASM39032v3, whole genome shotgun sequence:
- the LOC138903062 gene encoding uncharacterized protein: protein MVIEVQPPWRMYFNGAAHRGGAGAGVVFVTSQGEVLPYSFTLTQLCSNNVAEYQALILGLKMAVKMKRLQLQVFGDSQLVINQLLGSYEVKKLELRQYHDYAKNLMGWVGDMTIQHMPRKENKKADVLAALASSLTLHDRTSYSEKEEWQKPIIGYLSYEILPENPRRRAEIRRRAPLFLYYKDAIYGRCKACQFHANFIHQPPEVLHPTVASWPFDAWGLDVVGPLPKSDGGHLYILAATDYFSKWAEVVALKEVKKENVASFI from the exons atggtcattgaagttcaacctccatggaGGATGTATTTTAATGGTGCTGCACATCGCGGAGGAGCTGGTGCTggtgtagtatttgtcacttctcaaggtgaagttctgccctactcttttacgttgacgcaactctgctctaacaacgttgctgagtatcaagcactAATACTTGGGCTTAAAATGGCTGTCAAAATGAAGCGgttgcaattgcaagtctttggtgactctcagttggtgatcaaccagcttttaggtagttacgaggtcaagaaacTTGAACTACGCCAATATCATGATTATGCTAAAAACTTAATGGGATGGGTTGGTGACATGACTATTCAACATAtgccaaggaaagaaaacaagaaggctGATGTTTTAGCTGCTctagcttcatcgttaacccTGCATGATCGCACAAGTTACT ctgagaaagaagaatggcAGAAACCCATTATCGGCTACTTAAGCTATGAGATACTTCCAGAAAATCCGAGGAGAAGGGCTGAAATCCGTCGTCGTGCACCTctcttcctttactacaaagatgCTATATACGgaag atgtaaggcttgtcaattccatgcgaattttattcatcaacctcctgaagtgttGCACCCGACTGTGGCATCCTGGCCGTTTGATgcttggggattggatgttgttggaccactgccaaagtccGATGGTGGGCATctatacatcttggctgcaactgactacttctcgaaatgggctgaagttgttgctcttaaggaggtaaagaaggaaaatgttgcaagtttcatctGA